Proteins from one Alysiella filiformis genomic window:
- a CDS encoding asparaginase domain-containing protein, whose amino-acid sequence MKNIFVLYTGGSIGMTESPEGLQPDTAIVDTALAPFSGSLNFTWHVCQPLIDSSAVSPQHWAEWLDILQTELPKYDGVLVLHGTDTLAYTANVLALTLNTQGKPVILTGAQKPFGTPNSDAPLNLATAVNALQRDDVKEVLLSFNGDLFPAIGTTKCSTMVDAGFANHHFGTWQPEKAAPAFNHLPRRFDPDQRVGTFFLTPGIGVKAAAHTLQTFPLNAAILMTYGHGNAPADIELMGAIHQFTQNGKRHILNISQVPEGEAAAIYAQGSRLRASGAINGGKCNVETASALLRLAASNDWTVDDLQSELQRLRLI is encoded by the coding sequence ATGAAAAACATATTCGTACTCTACACAGGCGGCAGCATTGGCATGACCGAAAGCCCCGAAGGTTTGCAACCCGATACCGCGATTGTGGACACCGCCCTCGCGCCGTTTTCAGGCAGCCTGAATTTCACTTGGCACGTTTGTCAGCCTTTGATTGACAGCTCTGCCGTGTCGCCCCAACATTGGGCAGAGTGGCTGGACATTTTGCAAACCGAATTGCCCAAATACGATGGCGTGCTGGTGTTGCACGGCACCGACACGCTCGCCTACACCGCCAATGTGCTGGCTTTGACGCTGAACACGCAAGGCAAACCCGTGATTTTAACAGGCGCACAAAAACCATTTGGCACACCCAATAGCGATGCGCCCTTAAATTTGGCAACCGCCGTGAATGCCTTGCAACGCGATGATGTGAAAGAAGTTTTGTTGTCGTTCAATGGCGATTTGTTTCCAGCCATTGGCACGACCAAATGCAGCACCATGGTGGACGCGGGTTTTGCCAATCATCATTTTGGCACTTGGCAGCCTGAAAAAGCCGCCCCCGCGTTCAACCATTTGCCACGCCGTTTTGACCCCGACCAGCGCGTAGGCACATTTTTCCTTACCCCTGGTATTGGCGTAAAAGCCGCAGCGCATACTTTACAAACTTTTCCATTAAACGCTGCCATTTTAATGACTTACGGACACGGCAATGCACCAGCCGACATTGAATTGATGGGCGCAATCCACCAATTCACCCAAAATGGCAAACGCCACATTTTGAACATCAGCCAAGTACCAGAGGGCGAGGCAGCCGCGATTTACGCGCAAGGCAGCCGTTTACGCGCATCAGGCGCAATCAACGGTGGCAAATGCAATGTGGAAACGGCAAGTGCGCTGTTGCGTTTGGCAGCAAGCAACGATTGGACGGTTGATGATTTGCAAAGCGAATTGCAACGTTTGCGTTTGATTTAA
- a CDS encoding SLATT domain-containing protein: protein MEEQDFPALYRDADALSLKSQKHFFRALIIHLCVLVIGAILSIFSSSYWWTTIAQCIALLCALACSIYLFIYLRNDQTVIGMQEELLRNQ, encoded by the coding sequence ATGGAAGAACAAGATTTCCCTGCTCTGTATCGTGATGCAGATGCACTTTCTTTAAAATCACAAAAGCATTTTTTCAGAGCTTTAATAATTCATCTATGTGTTTTAGTTATTGGTGCAATTTTATCCATATTTAGCTCGAGTTATTGGTGGACAACAATAGCTCAATGCATTGCATTGTTATGTGCATTAGCTTGTTCTATTTATTTATTTATTTATTTACGCAACGACCAGACCGTTATTGGTATGCAGGAAGAGCTGTTGCGGAATCAATAA
- a CDS encoding TIR domain-containing protein, giving the protein MVKNYNIFISHSWAHSDDLIALKNLLANRGYFYHDTLEVPKSQPIDSQNEAYIKKVLRVRINNSNILLALAGIYASHSDWMQWEIETAKSLGVPIVGIIPRGQERISQFVYSNSIIDVHWNTESIVNAIRTYAK; this is encoded by the coding sequence ATGGTAAAAAATTATAATATTTTTATTAGTCATTCTTGGGCACATTCAGATGATTTGATTGCATTAAAAAATTTATTAGCTAACAGAGGATATTTTTATCACGATACTTTAGAAGTACCTAAATCTCAACCTATCGACTCTCAAAATGAAGCATACATTAAAAAAGTATTAAGAGTACGAATTAATAATTCAAATATTTTGTTAGCATTAGCAGGGATATATGCAAGTCATAGTGATTGGATGCAATGGGAGATTGAAACGGCTAAATCTTTAGGTGTGCCTATTGTAGGAATTATTCCGCGTGGTCAAGAAAGAATCTCTCAATTCGTTTATAGTAATTCTATTATAGATGTCCATTGGAATACTGAATCCATTGTTAATGCAATTAGAACTTATGCAAAATAG
- a CDS encoding uracil-DNA glycosylase family protein, which produces MNIETHPLPPFLPENAKILMLGSFPPPQHRWKMDFYYPNFNNDMWRVFGLVFFGDKDYFVDLANKTFHEQKIRDFLNEKGIAIYDTAYQVQRLQDNAADKFLQIVEAVDLTKLLAQIPHCQTIITTGELATQTLLAHFRLPETLKIGTPLAFSHNGRDLTLWRMPSTSRAYPLALAKKAESYRLAFQAA; this is translated from the coding sequence ATGAACATTGAAACCCACCCACTCCCCCCATTTTTGCCCGAAAACGCCAAAATCTTGATGTTGGGCAGTTTTCCGCCACCCCAACACCGTTGGAAAATGGATTTTTACTACCCCAATTTCAACAACGATATGTGGCGCGTTTTCGGTTTGGTGTTTTTTGGCGATAAGGATTACTTTGTTGATTTGGCAAACAAAACCTTTCACGAACAAAAAATCCGCGATTTTTTAAACGAAAAAGGCATTGCCATTTACGACACGGCTTATCAGGTGCAGCGTTTGCAGGACAATGCTGCAGATAAGTTTTTGCAGATTGTTGAAGCGGTTGATTTAACGAAATTATTGGCGCAAATCCCACATTGTCAAACCATCATCACGACAGGCGAATTGGCAACGCAAACCTTGCTTGCCCATTTCAGGCTGCCTGAAACGCTGAAAATCGGCACGCCACTCGCGTTTTCGCACAATGGGCGTGATTTGACGCTGTGGCGTATGCCGTCCACCTCACGCGCTTATCCTTTGGCTTTGGCGAAAAAGGCGGAAAGTTATCGGCTCGCGTTTCAGGCTGCTTGA
- a CDS encoding ABC transporter ATP-binding protein/permease yields the protein MQKWQIELYATPLWLLQTFGGLLLILGVLLALLRQTRFGRQFHQVLSPCLDKKSAFKLMILLSLCMVLLLTEVRLNVLSTFMTAGLLNALQDLNATVFWAFVAMNAGVVLLRTFNGVLNDFLDQTVAIKWSERLNAVLVSRWLNHKNYYRLQMQQHTPDNIDQRIQQDVQDFIVSTIEFVRGMLNSVISSMEFAIVLWGLAGVLQLGGIHIPKGLVYFVFVFVIVATLLAMWIGKPLIKHNYENEKLNGNYRYSLIRVRDHAESIAFYAGEKHEQQQLSASFAAIIRNRWRIAKQSVFLSGFNDMFSQSVQLLPVILQAPRVFAKEIKVGDVQQTVQVFARLQRSLSFFRLFYEEFTAYRARLARLSGFLSSMDTPNKHTTQRETVSGSLKLTNVALLHPNGKKLLENINLSIQSGDSVLIQGASGCGKTSLLRFLADLWTFGGSGSVFAPHHSETLFVPQRSYVPQGTLREAICYPSLNPQDDELIAVLQDCRLSYLQTELANEQDWQHRLSLGELQRIAFARILLAKPKLILLDEATAALDENTEAHLYRLIRDRLPESMIVSVGHRNTLAQFHQHILPIDK from the coding sequence ATGCAAAAATGGCAAATTGAACTCTACGCCACGCCCTTGTGGTTATTGCAAACTTTTGGCGGTTTGCTGTTGATTTTGGGCGTGTTGCTGGCATTATTGCGCCAAACCCGATTCGGGCGACAATTTCATCAAGTTTTATCACCCTGTTTGGATAAGAAAAGTGCGTTTAAATTGATGATTTTGCTGTCTTTATGCATGGTATTGTTGCTCACAGAAGTACGGCTGAACGTGTTAAGCACTTTCATGACCGCAGGTTTACTCAATGCACTACAAGATTTGAATGCCACCGTATTTTGGGCATTTGTTGCCATGAACGCAGGCGTGGTTTTGTTGCGGACATTCAATGGTGTGCTGAATGATTTTCTTGACCAAACTGTGGCGATTAAATGGTCGGAGCGACTCAATGCCGTGTTGGTTTCGCGCTGGCTGAATCACAAAAATTACTATCGCCTACAAATGCAACAGCACACACCCGACAACATTGACCAACGCATTCAACAAGATGTGCAAGATTTCATCGTCAGCACCATAGAATTTGTGCGTGGCATGCTCAATTCCGTGATTTCGTCTATGGAATTTGCGATTGTATTGTGGGGATTGGCTGGTGTGCTGCAACTGGGCGGCATACACATTCCCAAAGGTTTGGTTTATTTTGTGTTTGTTTTTGTGATTGTGGCAACTTTATTGGCAATGTGGATAGGCAAACCATTGATTAAACACAATTATGAAAATGAAAAACTGAACGGCAACTACCGCTATTCACTCATACGCGTGCGCGACCACGCCGAAAGCATTGCCTTTTACGCTGGCGAAAAACACGAGCAGCAGCAACTTTCAGCCAGCTTTGCCGCGATTATCCGCAACCGTTGGCGCATTGCCAAACAAAGCGTATTTTTGAGTGGATTCAATGACATGTTCAGTCAAAGCGTGCAATTGCTGCCCGTGATTTTGCAAGCCCCACGCGTGTTTGCCAAAGAAATTAAAGTGGGCGATGTGCAACAAACGGTGCAAGTGTTTGCGCGATTACAAAGGTCATTGTCGTTTTTTCGCTTATTTTATGAAGAATTCACGGCATATCGTGCACGTTTGGCGCGTTTGAGCGGATTTTTGAGCAGTATGGATACGCCAAACAAGCACACCACACAACGCGAAACGGTTTCAGGCAGCCTGAAATTGACCAACGTGGCATTGCTGCATCCAAATGGCAAAAAACTATTGGAAAACATCAATTTATCCATTCAATCGGGCGACAGTGTGTTGATACAAGGCGCATCGGGTTGTGGCAAAACATCTTTATTGCGATTTTTGGCAGATTTGTGGACATTTGGCGGTTCAGGCAGCGTGTTTGCGCCACATCACAGCGAAACCCTGTTTGTGCCGCAACGCAGCTATGTGCCACAAGGCACATTGCGTGAAGCGATTTGCTACCCCAGTCTCAATCCACAAGATGATGAATTGATTGCGGTTTTACAAGATTGTCGTTTGTCATATTTGCAAACCGAGTTGGCAAATGAACAAGATTGGCAACACCGATTGTCTTTGGGCGAATTACAACGCATTGCTTTTGCAAGGATTTTGTTGGCAAAACCCAAATTGATTTTGCTTGATGAAGCCACTGCTGCATTGGACGAAAACACAGAAGCCCATTTGTATCGCCTTATCCGCGATAGGCTGCCTGAAAGCATGATTGTGAGCGTGGGACACCGCAATACGCTGGCACAATTTCATCAACATATTTTGCCCATTGACAAATAA
- a CDS encoding DUF4231 domain-containing protein, with the protein MFYLFIYLFTQRPDRYWYAGRAVAESIKTLTWRYICKAEPFQIDDKLAKAEFRNKLKQIYEQNKDICQKLTEYVGEKQFTEKMDEIRKSSLSERIDFYRESRIKNQLSWYKKKANFNKNRANLFFWLLILANAFGLLLSLLKIKFNDFILPTDVMIAIAGGLLSWIQAKRFTELSASYALTAYEISLIDEQSDNFDNDADFSIFVGDAENAFSREHTQWVARRDV; encoded by the coding sequence TTGTTCTATTTATTTATTTATTTATTTACGCAACGACCAGACCGTTATTGGTATGCAGGAAGAGCTGTTGCGGAATCAATAAAAACTTTAACTTGGAGATATATTTGCAAAGCAGAGCCTTTTCAAATAGATGATAAATTAGCAAAAGCTGAATTTAGAAATAAATTAAAGCAAATTTATGAACAAAATAAGGATATTTGTCAGAAATTGACTGAATACGTAGGTGAGAAACAATTTACAGAAAAAATGGACGAAATAAGAAAGTCTTCCTTAAGTGAAAGGATAGATTTTTATAGAGAAAGTAGGATTAAAAACCAGTTGTCTTGGTATAAGAAAAAAGCTAATTTTAATAAAAATCGTGCTAATTTATTTTTTTGGTTACTAATTTTGGCAAATGCTTTTGGTTTACTTTTGTCTTTATTAAAAATTAAATTTAACGATTTTATTTTGCCTACTGATGTAATGATTGCTATCGCTGGTGGTTTATTAAGTTGGATACAAGCAAAACGATTTACGGAACTTTCTGCTTCTTATGCATTGACTGCCTATGAAATTAGTTTAATAGATGAACAATCAGATAACTTTGATAATGATGCAGATTTTTCTATTTTTGTAGGCGATGCAGAAAATGCTTTTAGTCGTGAACATACACAATGGGTTGCCCGCAGAGATGTTTAA
- a CDS encoding Tex family protein, whose amino-acid sequence MNISQIIATELGAQETQIQAAITLLDEGATVPFIARYRKEMTGGLDDTQLRTLADRLQYLRELLERKATVLKSIEEQGKLTPELAQQIEDCDNKTALEDLYLPYKPKRRTKAQIARENGLQDLADTLFRQPETDPETFAQSFLNEQVPDIKSALDGARAILMEQFAEDAELIGRLREKLWHEAEIHAQVIDGQQETGEKFKDYFDHREAIARMPSHRALAILRGRNEGVLQAALKYQPDETPITEQSEYEKIIAQHFGLQDKNRPADKWLRDTVRLTWRAKIFLSLELEAFSKLKELADTDAITVFAKNLKDLLLAAPAGRLPTLGLDPGYRNGVKCAVVSDTGKLLDTVIVYLHQENNMLQTLSALIKKHSVKLIAIGNGTASRETDKVAGELLKLLPNMGLHKIVVSEAGASIYSASELAAAEFPDLDVSLRGAVSIARRLQDPLAELVKIDPKSIGVGQYQHDVNQSALAKSLDAVVEDCVNAVGVDVNTASAPLLARISGLNQTLAKNIVAYRDEHGAFPNRKTLLKVPRLGEKTFEQAAGFLRVLGGTEPLDASAVHPEAYPVVAKMLAKQGITAQELIGKRELISQIKAVDFIDERFGLPTIMDILAELEKPNRDPRGEFKIASFAEGVNEISDLEVGMILEGVVSNVANFGAFVDIGVHQDGLVHISALSNRFVSDPREVVKAGDVVKVKVLEVDAARKRIALSMRLDDDKTIEKSGEKRDFRQPEKSSRQNNPREKQPQNSAMADAFAKLKR is encoded by the coding sequence ATGAACATCTCCCAAATCATCGCCACCGAACTTGGCGCACAAGAAACCCAAATCCAAGCCGCGATTACCCTGCTGGACGAAGGCGCGACCGTCCCCTTTATCGCGCGTTACCGCAAAGAAATGACGGGCGGTTTGGACGACACCCAGCTCCGCACCCTTGCCGACCGCCTGCAATATCTGCGCGAACTGCTGGAACGCAAAGCCACCGTGCTCAAAAGCATTGAAGAACAAGGCAAACTCACGCCCGAACTCGCCCAGCAAATTGAAGATTGCGACAACAAAACCGCGCTGGAAGACCTGTATTTACCCTACAAACCCAAACGCCGCACCAAAGCCCAAATCGCGCGCGAAAACGGTTTGCAGGATTTGGCAGACACGCTTTTCAGGCAGCCTGAAACCGACCCAGAAACCTTCGCCCAATCATTTTTAAACGAGCAAGTTCCTGATATTAAAAGCGCATTGGACGGTGCGCGCGCCATTCTCATGGAACAATTTGCCGAAGACGCGGAACTGATTGGGCGTTTGCGCGAAAAATTGTGGCACGAAGCCGAAATCCACGCCCAAGTGATTGATGGACAACAAGAAACAGGCGAAAAATTCAAAGATTATTTTGACCACCGCGAAGCCATCGCGCGTATGCCCAGCCATCGTGCGCTGGCGATTTTGCGCGGTCGCAACGAGGGCGTTTTGCAGGCAGCCTTAAAATATCAGCCAGACGAAACGCCCATTACCGAGCAATCCGAATACGAAAAAATCATCGCACAACACTTTGGTTTGCAAGACAAAAATCGCCCAGCCGACAAATGGTTGCGCGACACCGTGCGCCTGACTTGGCGCGCCAAAATTTTCCTGTCGCTGGAATTGGAAGCCTTTTCCAAGCTCAAAGAATTGGCAGACACGGACGCGATTACCGTTTTCGCCAAAAATCTCAAAGACTTATTACTTGCCGCGCCTGCTGGTCGTTTGCCGACTTTGGGTTTAGACCCTGGTTACCGCAATGGCGTGAAATGCGCGGTGGTCAGCGACACGGGCAAATTGCTGGATACCGTGATTGTGTATTTACATCAAGAAAACAATATGTTGCAAACCTTGTCTGCCCTGATTAAAAAACACAGTGTGAAACTCATCGCCATCGGCAACGGCACCGCCAGCCGCGAAACCGATAAAGTGGCAGGCGAATTGTTAAAACTGTTGCCGAACATGGGCTTACATAAAATTGTGGTGTCGGAGGCGGGCGCGTCCATTTATTCCGCGTCCGAGCTGGCGGCGGCGGAGTTCCCCGATTTGGACGTGAGTTTGCGTGGCGCGGTGTCCATTGCGCGGCGTTTGCAAGACCCGCTTGCCGAGCTGGTCAAAATTGACCCCAAATCCATCGGCGTGGGGCAATATCAGCACGATGTGAACCAAAGCGCATTGGCAAAATCGCTGGACGCGGTGGTGGAAGATTGCGTGAACGCGGTGGGCGTGGACGTGAACACGGCTTCCGCGCCTTTGTTGGCAAGAATTTCTGGTTTAAATCAAACGCTTGCAAAAAATATTGTCGCCTATCGTGATGAACATGGCGCGTTTCCCAATCGCAAAACTTTGTTGAAAGTGCCGCGTTTGGGCGAAAAAACCTTTGAGCAAGCGGCAGGTTTCTTGCGCGTTTTGGGCGGCACCGAGCCTTTGGACGCGAGCGCGGTTCACCCCGAAGCCTATCCTGTTGTTGCCAAAATGTTGGCAAAACAAGGCATTACCGCCCAAGAATTGATTGGCAAACGCGAGCTGATTTCGCAAATTAAAGCCGTTGATTTTATTGATGAACGATTTGGCTTGCCGACCATTATGGACATTTTGGCGGAATTGGAAAAACCCAACCGCGACCCACGCGGCGAGTTCAAAATCGCCAGCTTTGCAGAAGGTGTGAATGAAATCAGTGATTTAGAGGTGGGCATGATTTTGGAAGGCGTGGTGTCCAACGTGGCGAATTTTGGCGCGTTTGTGGATATTGGCGTGCATCAAGACGGTTTGGTGCACATTTCGGCTTTGTCCAATCGGTTTGTGTCCGACCCACGCGAAGTGGTCAAGGCGGGCGATGTGGTGAAAGTGAAGGTGCTGGAAGTGGACGCGGCACGCAAGCGCATTGCGTTGAGTATGCGGTTGGACGATGATAAAACTATTGAAAAATCAGGGGAAAAACGCGATTTCAGGCAGCCTGAAAAGTCATCGCGCCAAAATAATCCGCGTGAAAAACAACCACAAAATTCAGCAATGGCAGATGCGTTTGCGAAGTTGAAACGATAG